One part of the Bacteroidales bacterium genome encodes these proteins:
- the dnaE gene encoding DNA polymerase III subunit alpha has protein sequence MFLIYDTETTGLPRNFEAPVTVLENWPRVIQLAWQLHDADGNLIEAKEFIIRPDNFTIPYNAAKIHGITTELALQEGEDLRLVLEQFINALSRTKVIVGHNIDFDLNIIGAEFLRCGFENYFEGKAQLCTKLESVEYCALPGGRGGGFKWPTLGELHQKLFQEDFPEAHNAATDVMATARCFLEMVRLGLITAGKLGLEPEAVKDFITSHPNPVQPEKITVRTFKVSPEETQPETIPEPQKESPAAVTSSVFCHLHVHSQYSILQATADVKDIIEKAVKFKLPAIALTDHGNLFGAFAFISEAVKNNIKPIIGCEFYVAIERARKKFTKDNPDVRHHQVLLAKNFTGYQNLSRLSSLGFLEGFYDGVPRVDKALIEQYCDGLIATTGGMKSEVPELILNVGETQAEEAFRYWHKLFGDDFYVQLNRHGLPEEEHVNKILIQLAHKYGVKVIAANNAYYLEKEDAEIHDMLICLQTNEYQATPVGHGRGFRFGFPNNEFYLKSQEEMLELFRDIPEAIDNIAEIIDKIEAFPIRREPLMPDYTIPENFSDANEYLRYVTYLGAEERYSEVTPDLSERIDFELATIRKMGYPGYFLIVQEILHQAREMDVSVGPGRGSAAGSVVAFCLRITDIDPIRYNLLFERFLNPDRVSLPDIDIDFDEDGRERVLKWVVEKYGAGRVAQVITFGKMAPKGAIRDIARVKQLPLNESDRLAKLVSMKPGTTFRTAYTESPDLLRERKEGEALVMETLKGAERIEGQIRNTGTHACGIIIGKSELIDLIPLSITKESDMLATQFDGSQIGSVGMLKMDFLGLKTLSIIKDTLINIKKSKKIDLDIETITFDDPETFKLYSRGDTNGIFQFESEGMKKHLRDLKPNRFEDLIAMNALYRPGPMEYIPNFINRKHGREKIEYSLPEMEEILKETYGITVYQEQVMLLSQKLAGFTKGEADELRKGIGKKKKEIMAPLNAKFIAGIKMNGFDEELANKIWTDWEAFAGYAFNKSHSTCYAVVSYRMAYLKAHYPAEFMAAVLSRHLSEIKKITFFIDECKHLNIPVLGPDVNESELHFVVNKKGGIRFGMAAIKGIGESAVNAIIEERDTNGPFRSIFDFAKRINLRAVNKRAMEALGKAGAFDCFEGIHRAQYFQQENSEDAFFLEKIVRHAALFQEKQQASQHSLFGDDLTVDMQDPKIPDCPPWSKHQQLKNEREVTGFYISGHPLDEYKAEIDAFCNITFQDLNSGLSLHMNKALSFAGIINAAEIRTAKTGNQYANFELEDFSDAYRLSLFSDDFMRFKYLLVEGTYVLIFARIEVNKKNNRPEVRVKNMVLLAEAMEKFCKSISVTVELDKLDSEFIRELTKIVRSHPGECEMNLRIKDTGDGLLLGLHPRKFRINPSGFVHAVSGLEPLEIKLNGFQMNG, from the coding sequence ATGTTCCTGATTTACGATACCGAAACTACAGGCCTGCCGAGAAACTTTGAGGCGCCTGTCACCGTCCTTGAAAACTGGCCGCGTGTGATCCAGCTTGCCTGGCAATTGCATGATGCCGACGGGAACCTGATCGAAGCGAAAGAATTTATTATCCGGCCGGATAATTTTACCATTCCATACAATGCTGCTAAAATTCATGGCATTACTACTGAATTAGCATTACAGGAAGGCGAAGACCTTAGGCTGGTCCTGGAACAATTTATCAATGCCCTTAGCCGCACAAAGGTGATCGTGGGGCATAATATCGACTTCGACCTTAATATTATAGGTGCTGAATTTTTGCGTTGTGGCTTTGAGAATTACTTCGAAGGGAAAGCCCAGCTTTGCACCAAGCTTGAGTCGGTTGAATACTGCGCCCTTCCGGGTGGACGCGGAGGTGGATTCAAATGGCCCACCCTGGGAGAACTTCATCAAAAGTTGTTTCAGGAAGATTTTCCCGAGGCCCATAACGCAGCTACGGATGTGATGGCAACAGCGCGCTGCTTCCTCGAAATGGTCCGCCTGGGCCTGATTACAGCAGGAAAACTTGGATTGGAACCTGAAGCTGTGAAGGATTTTATCACCAGCCACCCCAATCCGGTTCAGCCGGAGAAAATTACCGTCCGGACCTTTAAGGTGAGCCCAGAAGAGACACAACCGGAAACCATCCCGGAGCCTCAAAAAGAATCCCCTGCTGCCGTTACATCATCTGTCTTTTGCCACCTGCATGTCCATTCGCAATATTCGATCCTGCAAGCTACTGCTGATGTTAAGGATATCATTGAGAAGGCTGTAAAATTTAAATTACCGGCCATCGCCCTGACCGATCATGGTAACCTCTTTGGCGCATTTGCTTTCATCAGCGAAGCCGTTAAAAACAATATCAAGCCCATTATTGGCTGTGAATTTTATGTAGCCATCGAACGGGCCAGGAAGAAATTCACCAAGGATAATCCGGATGTCAGGCATCACCAGGTATTACTTGCGAAGAACTTTACTGGTTATCAAAACCTGTCACGCTTATCTTCACTTGGATTTCTTGAAGGTTTTTATGACGGCGTTCCGCGCGTCGATAAAGCCCTCATCGAACAGTATTGTGATGGATTGATCGCCACGACAGGCGGTATGAAATCGGAAGTGCCTGAACTTATCCTGAATGTCGGCGAGACCCAGGCTGAAGAGGCTTTTCGTTACTGGCACAAGCTGTTCGGGGATGATTTTTATGTCCAGCTTAACCGCCACGGCCTGCCCGAAGAAGAACATGTGAATAAAATACTTATCCAGTTGGCCCATAAATATGGTGTTAAGGTCATTGCAGCCAATAATGCCTATTACCTGGAAAAAGAAGATGCCGAAATCCATGATATGCTGATTTGCCTGCAAACCAACGAATACCAGGCAACTCCGGTTGGACACGGCAGAGGCTTCCGGTTCGGGTTCCCGAACAATGAGTTTTACCTGAAGAGCCAGGAGGAAATGCTGGAATTGTTCCGTGATATCCCTGAAGCAATCGATAACATTGCAGAAATAATAGATAAGATCGAAGCTTTCCCCATCAGGCGTGAACCACTGATGCCGGATTACACCATACCTGAAAATTTTTCCGATGCAAATGAATACCTCCGCTATGTGACTTACCTGGGCGCAGAGGAAAGATATAGTGAGGTTACCCCGGACCTGAGCGAGCGGATCGACTTTGAACTGGCCACTATCAGGAAGATGGGCTATCCTGGCTATTTTCTTATCGTTCAGGAAATCCTTCACCAGGCCCGGGAGATGGATGTTTCCGTGGGACCTGGACGCGGATCGGCCGCGGGCTCGGTGGTCGCTTTCTGCCTGAGGATTACCGATATCGATCCGATCAGGTATAATCTTCTTTTTGAACGATTCCTCAATCCCGACCGGGTTTCACTTCCTGATATCGATATTGATTTTGATGAAGATGGAAGGGAACGCGTGCTGAAGTGGGTAGTGGAAAAGTATGGCGCCGGCAGGGTGGCCCAGGTGATCACCTTTGGTAAAATGGCTCCCAAAGGCGCCATCCGCGATATCGCCCGCGTGAAACAACTACCGCTGAATGAGTCTGACCGCCTGGCCAAACTCGTATCCATGAAGCCTGGGACAACTTTCCGGACGGCCTACACCGAATCACCTGACCTGCTCAGGGAAAGGAAAGAAGGTGAAGCCCTGGTGATGGAAACACTCAAAGGCGCAGAAAGGATCGAAGGTCAGATCAGGAATACCGGAACGCATGCCTGTGGTATCATCATCGGCAAAAGCGAACTTATCGACCTGATCCCGCTTAGTATCACAAAGGAATCCGATATGCTGGCCACGCAATTTGACGGAAGCCAGATCGGAAGCGTAGGGATGCTCAAAATGGACTTCCTGGGGCTGAAGACCTTGTCGATTATCAAGGATACGCTGATCAACATAAAGAAATCAAAAAAGATAGACCTCGATATCGAAACAATCACCTTCGATGATCCTGAGACATTTAAACTATACTCCCGTGGTGATACCAACGGCATCTTCCAGTTTGAATCGGAAGGGATGAAAAAACATCTCAGGGATCTGAAGCCCAACCGCTTTGAGGACCTGATCGCCATGAACGCCCTTTACCGCCCGGGGCCGATGGAATATATCCCCAACTTTATCAATCGTAAACATGGCCGGGAGAAGATCGAGTATTCCCTCCCGGAAATGGAGGAGATACTGAAAGAAACATACGGCATTACTGTTTACCAGGAGCAGGTCATGCTGCTTTCCCAGAAACTTGCAGGGTTTACGAAGGGTGAAGCAGATGAGCTAAGGAAAGGGATAGGTAAGAAGAAAAAAGAGATTATGGCCCCACTGAACGCGAAGTTCATAGCAGGTATAAAAATGAACGGCTTTGATGAAGAGCTGGCCAATAAAATCTGGACTGACTGGGAAGCCTTTGCCGGTTACGCTTTCAACAAATCACATTCAACCTGTTACGCGGTAGTTTCTTACCGGATGGCTTACCTTAAGGCCCATTACCCCGCAGAATTCATGGCTGCGGTGCTCAGCAGGCATCTCAGCGAGATCAAGAAGATCACTTTTTTCATCGATGAGTGCAAACACTTGAATATCCCTGTACTTGGCCCTGATGTCAATGAAAGCGAACTGCATTTTGTGGTGAATAAAAAAGGGGGCATCCGTTTTGGTATGGCTGCCATTAAAGGGATAGGGGAGTCCGCCGTCAATGCCATCATTGAAGAGCGGGATACAAATGGCCCATTCAGGAGTATTTTCGACTTTGCCAAACGCATCAATTTGCGCGCTGTGAATAAACGTGCGATGGAAGCCCTGGGAAAAGCAGGGGCATTCGATTGCTTCGAAGGCATCCACCGGGCGCAGTATTTCCAGCAGGAGAATTCCGAAGATGCTTTTTTCCTGGAAAAGATCGTTCGCCATGCGGCTCTTTTCCAGGAAAAACAACAGGCTTCCCAACATTCACTATTTGGCGATGATCTGACGGTCGACATGCAGGATCCAAAAATCCCCGATTGTCCACCATGGTCGAAACATCAGCAATTGAAGAACGAACGGGAAGTCACGGGTTTTTATATTTCAGGGCATCCGCTGGATGAGTATAAGGCCGAAATCGACGCCTTTTGCAATATAACTTTCCAGGATTTGAACAGCGGGTTAAGCCTGCACATGAATAAAGCCCTCTCTTTTGCCGGCATTATCAATGCGGCAGAGATCCGCACCGCTAAGACCGGTAATCAATATGCCAATTTTGAGCTTGAAGATTTTTCAGACGCCTACCGACTTTCCCTTTTTTCTGATGATTTTATGCGCTTTAAATACCTGCTGGTGGAAGGCACTTATGTGCTGATCTTTGCCCGCATCGAAGTCAATAAGAAAAACAACCGTCCTGAAGTCCGGGTTAAAAATATGGTTCTCCTTGCAGAAGCCATGGAGAAATTTTGCAAATCTATCAGCGTGACGGTTGAACTGGATAAACTCGACAGCGAATTTATCAGGGAGCTAACTAAAATTGTTCGTTCCCATCCTGGCGAGTGTGAAATGAACCTTCGGATAAAAGATACCGGAGATGGTCTATTGCTTGGGTTACACCCCAGGAAATTCAGAATAAACCCATCTGGTTTTGTCCATGCCGTCTCGGGTTTGGAGCCGTTGGAAATCAAATTGAACGGCTTTCAGATGAATGGATGA
- the trxA gene encoding thioredoxin, translated as MALEITDANFQETVLNSDKPVIVDFWAEWCGPCRMVGPIVEEIGREYSGTVVVGKVNVDHNPGITAKFGIRNIPTLLFFKGGQVVDKQVGAVPKQIIVGKLQSHL; from the coding sequence ATGGCTTTAGAAATCACTGATGCGAATTTCCAGGAAACAGTCCTGAATTCAGACAAACCGGTTATAGTTGACTTTTGGGCGGAATGGTGCGGCCCTTGCCGTATGGTCGGACCGATTGTCGAGGAAATAGGACGCGAATACAGTGGAACGGTCGTAGTTGGAAAAGTAAATGTAGATCATAACCCGGGAATTACTGCCAAATTTGGTATCCGTAATATTCCTACGCTGCTCTTCTTCAAAGGCGGACAAGTAGTTGATAAACAAGTTGGTGCTGTGCCGAAGCAGATTATTGTCGGCAAACTTCAGTCACACTTATAG
- a CDS encoding DUF58 domain-containing protein, whose product MTFSIDHNRLQQFGSLEFLARQVVEGFIVGLHQSPFHGFSVEFAEHRLYNAGESIKNIDWKLYGRTDKLFVKRFEEETNLRCQLVIDNSSSMYYPVCEKPSIDQPNKITFSIYAAAALMNLMRRQRDAVGLNIFAEQIGFSSVAKSSSVHFKYLYSELEKMLEPIPVEMKRNTAATAALHEIADNIHKRSLVVIFSDMFEATGSSSGLFSALQHLRHNKHEVVLFHVIDKKQEIDFDFDNRPYKFIDLESGRQVKVNPLEVKAEYNRSVQAFTTELKIKCGQYRIDFVEADINAGFEQILLPYLLKREKLY is encoded by the coding sequence TTGACATTTTCAATCGATCATAACCGGCTTCAACAGTTCGGTTCACTTGAATTCCTTGCCAGGCAAGTCGTAGAAGGGTTTATAGTTGGTCTGCACCAGAGCCCTTTCCACGGCTTTTCTGTTGAATTCGCCGAACACCGGCTTTACAACGCAGGAGAATCGATCAAAAACATCGATTGGAAGTTGTATGGCCGCACGGATAAACTTTTTGTCAAAAGGTTCGAAGAGGAGACCAACCTGCGGTGCCAGCTGGTGATCGATAATTCTTCATCGATGTATTACCCGGTCTGTGAAAAACCAAGCATCGACCAGCCTAACAAAATTACATTTTCAATTTATGCAGCCGCTGCCCTTATGAATCTGATGCGAAGGCAGCGGGATGCCGTAGGGTTGAACATTTTTGCGGAGCAGATCGGATTTTCTTCCGTGGCCAAATCAAGTTCAGTGCATTTTAAGTACCTCTATTCGGAACTTGAAAAGATGCTGGAACCCATCCCTGTTGAAATGAAGCGCAATACAGCTGCGACTGCTGCTCTTCACGAAATTGCCGATAATATCCATAAACGCTCGCTCGTTGTGATCTTTTCCGATATGTTCGAAGCCACAGGAAGTAGTTCCGGCCTTTTTTCAGCACTGCAGCACCTCCGGCATAACAAACATGAAGTTGTCCTGTTTCATGTGATTGATAAAAAGCAGGAGATTGATTTCGATTTTGATAACAGACCTTACAAGTTTATAGACTTGGAAAGTGGACGGCAGGTTAAAGTCAATCCTCTTGAAGTCAAAGCCGAATATAACCGCTCTGTGCAGGCTTTTACTACCGAATTGAAAATTAAGTGCGGGCAATACCGGATAGATTTCGTGGAAGCCGATATCAATGCCGGTTTTGAACAGATACTTCTCCCATACCTGCTGAAAAGAGAGAAGCTTTATTAA
- a CDS encoding DUF2461 domain-containing protein — protein sequence MDTILFEFLRDLKTNNNREWFQANKDRYNQARLAFESFINELIPLIRTVDPLVDMITAKDCVFRIYRDVRFSADKAPYKTNMGAYIARGGKSSVMAGYYVHFEHGESFLAGGLYMPPAETLKKIRDEIYYQAEDLKKIIYRKEFTDCFGQLDDPGKMKNPPKGYSKEFRDIDLLKFRSYAAMHPVPDHVALSESYLNYAVEVFRTLYPLNAYFNRMFA from the coding sequence ATGGATACTATCTTATTTGAATTCCTCAGAGATCTGAAAACCAATAATAACCGTGAATGGTTTCAGGCTAACAAAGACCGTTATAACCAGGCGCGGCTGGCATTTGAATCTTTTATCAATGAATTGATCCCCCTGATCAGAACTGTTGATCCACTGGTTGATATGATCACGGCAAAGGATTGTGTATTCAGGATTTATCGCGATGTACGCTTTTCTGCTGACAAGGCACCTTATAAGACCAATATGGGTGCCTATATTGCCAGGGGTGGGAAAAGTTCAGTCATGGCGGGTTATTATGTCCATTTCGAACACGGGGAATCATTCCTGGCAGGTGGGCTTTATATGCCGCCTGCAGAAACCCTGAAGAAAATCCGGGATGAGATTTATTACCAGGCCGAAGATTTAAAAAAAATAATCTACAGAAAAGAATTTACTGATTGTTTCGGGCAGTTGGATGATCCGGGAAAGATGAAGAATCCTCCGAAAGGTTATTCAAAGGAATTCCGTGATATAGACCTCCTGAAATTCCGCAGTTATGCTGCCATGCACCCTGTTCCTGACCATGTTGCCTTATCAGAAAGCTACCTCAATTATGCAGTAGAAGTGTTCCGGACCTTATATCCCCTTAATGCATACTTTAACAGGATGTTTGCCTGA
- the gyrB gene encoding DNA topoisomerase (ATP-hydrolyzing) subunit B encodes MTAEEKNLQAQEYTADNIQVLEGLEAVRKRPAMYIGDISQRGLHHLVHEVVDNSIDEALGGFCDRIDLIIHEGNSITVIDNGRGIPTGLHEKENRSALEVVMTVLHAGGKFDKGSYKVSGGLHGVGVSCVNALSKKLVATIYREGKIFQQEYNYGKPVYSVKVIGETDKTGTQVTFTPDDSIFIVTEYDYELISTRLRELAFLNKGIRLTITDERQRNEDGSFLSTEFYSEEGLKDFIKYLDVNREALMSDPITIEGEKSDIPMEIALQYNTSFAENIHAYVNNINTHEGGTHLAGFRRGLTRTLKAYADKAGFLSKLKFDINGDDFREGLTAIISVKVQEPQFEGQTKTKLGNNEVMGAVDQLVSEYLAYYLEEHPKVARIIVDKVILAAMARHAARKARELVQRKNVLTGSGLPGKLSDCSERDPAKSEIYLVEGDSAGGTAKQGRDRAFQAILPLRGKILNVEKAMVHKIFDNEEIKNIFTALGVSIGTEEDTKALNLDKLRYHKVIIMTDADVDGSHIATLILTFFFRYMNDLIEQGYVYIATPPLYLIKSGKNERYCWTEEEREATVREFSATGSEKNVHIQRYKGLGEMNAEQLWDTTMNPAFRTLRQVTIENGTEADRVFSMLMGDDVPPRREFIETHAKYANIDA; translated from the coding sequence ATGACTGCAGAAGAAAAAAACTTACAGGCACAGGAATATACAGCTGACAATATACAGGTTCTGGAGGGTTTGGAAGCCGTCCGCAAGCGTCCGGCGATGTACATTGGCGACATCAGCCAGCGGGGTTTGCACCATTTGGTGCATGAAGTGGTCGACAACTCCATCGACGAAGCCCTTGGCGGATTTTGTGACCGCATCGATCTGATCATACATGAAGGCAATTCAATCACCGTAATCGACAATGGCCGTGGCATCCCTACGGGGCTGCACGAAAAGGAAAACCGGTCTGCACTGGAAGTGGTTATGACTGTCCTTCATGCCGGTGGAAAATTTGACAAAGGTTCTTATAAAGTATCGGGAGGATTGCATGGCGTCGGGGTCTCCTGCGTCAATGCCCTTTCGAAAAAACTTGTCGCCACTATTTACAGGGAAGGAAAGATTTTCCAGCAGGAATACAATTATGGAAAGCCGGTCTATAGTGTCAAAGTGATCGGGGAAACGGATAAAACCGGAACCCAGGTGACTTTTACGCCAGACGATAGCATCTTCATTGTCACCGAATACGATTATGAATTGATCTCAACCCGATTGCGTGAGCTGGCTTTCCTGAACAAAGGCATCCGGCTGACAATCACCGACGAGCGTCAACGAAACGAAGATGGCAGCTTTCTCTCAACTGAATTTTACTCTGAAGAAGGGCTGAAGGATTTCATCAAATACCTCGATGTTAACCGGGAAGCACTAATGTCCGATCCCATAACCATCGAAGGGGAAAAGAGCGATATTCCCATGGAAATTGCCCTGCAATACAATACTTCTTTTGCGGAGAATATTCACGCTTACGTCAATAACATTAATACCCATGAAGGAGGCACACACCTTGCAGGTTTCAGGAGGGGGCTTACCCGCACCCTGAAAGCCTATGCCGATAAAGCAGGATTTCTTTCAAAATTGAAATTCGACATTAACGGGGATGACTTCCGGGAAGGACTTACTGCCATCATATCGGTTAAAGTCCAGGAGCCCCAGTTCGAAGGCCAGACAAAAACAAAACTTGGCAATAATGAAGTAATGGGGGCTGTCGACCAGCTCGTTTCGGAATATCTGGCTTATTACCTGGAAGAACACCCGAAAGTCGCCAGGATCATCGTTGATAAAGTGATTTTAGCCGCCATGGCCCGTCATGCCGCCCGAAAAGCCCGCGAACTGGTGCAAAGGAAAAACGTGCTCACCGGTTCAGGATTACCGGGGAAACTATCGGATTGCTCCGAAAGAGACCCTGCCAAATCAGAAATTTACCTGGTCGAGGGAGATTCAGCCGGTGGAACAGCAAAACAAGGGCGGGACAGGGCTTTTCAGGCGATCCTTCCCCTGAGGGGCAAGATCCTCAACGTAGAGAAAGCCATGGTGCATAAAATCTTCGATAATGAAGAAATCAAGAATATTTTCACTGCCCTGGGTGTTTCCATCGGTACTGAAGAAGACACCAAAGCGCTGAACCTGGATAAGCTTCGTTATCATAAGGTCATCATCATGACTGATGCTGACGTTGATGGCAGCCATATCGCTACCCTGATCCTCACTTTCTTTTTCAGGTATATGAATGATCTGATCGAGCAGGGTTATGTTTATATTGCCACCCCTCCCCTCTACCTGATCAAAAGCGGGAAGAATGAGCGTTATTGCTGGACCGAAGAAGAGCGGGAAGCTACCGTAAGGGAATTTTCTGCCACTGGAAGTGAAAAAAACGTTCACATACAGCGTTATAAAGGTCTTGGCGAAATGAATGCCGAACAATTGTGGGATACGACCATGAACCCGGCATTCCGAACCCTGCGCCAGGTTACCATTGAAAACGGCACTGAAGCCGACCGTGTTTTCTCCATGCTCATGGGTGATGATGTCCCGCCAAGAAGGGAATTCATTGAGACCCATGCCAAATACGCAAACATCGACGCTTAA